CGGCAAACGCTTAGACTGTGCGCGCGTGGGTGAGCATAAGGATTTTGAACCCGGTCCGGTGGCTTCAATTTCTTTTGGCGAAAAGGCGCTGTTCCAGTTTGTTTCAAGCCGTGGAACGGAGTCTAAGTCCAATGTCGTTTTCCAACAGTGGTTGGAAGACAGCTCGCTACAAATCTTTGGCGGCGATAAATTCAAGAGACATCTGTTTCACCGTGTGCAACGGGTTGAGAAAAAAGAAGACACGATTTTCCCACTTAATGAAATCGACAACTTCGAAACTAGAAGAATTAATTTTACCTTTAGATACGTTCCGGACGAGCACATCGTACCTTTTTCACGCCTTCCGGCTGAAGCCAAGGAAGACGTGCAAGGTTACGTGCAAAAGCTTGCCGAACACTCTGAATTTTTTAAATCCCAACTATAAAGCGATTGGCCACGAGGCCTTTAAAACCGGTTTGCTTTTCACAAAAGCCCACGTCAGTTTCAAATTTTGATTCAACCAGCGAACCATCATTTCTTGTTCTGACGGATGCATTTGTTTATTCAAAAATCGGAAATCAAACTGCGAAAGCGGCAGACTTAAGCTCATGGTTTTTTCTTTACCTTTTGAGTTCTCAAAAGTGATTTCAACGGTAACGAATCCCACTTTTTTACCTGGCTCTTGAACTTCAAAATGAAGTTTAACGTTTTTATCGAAAAACCCTGCCCATTCATCATCTGATAGCTCAACCTCAAGCCCTTGCTGGGACATTTGAAAGTTCGGTGAATGGGATAGAACGTAGGACTGAAATAAACCAGTAAAAGCGCTCCATTCATAGGGAATTGGCAATGTGCAGTGAACGCCTTCAGGTAAATCAATCACGCGAATATTTTTGCTGTCGTACTTGATAGTTTTATTCTGAAGCAACTGCGAATTCATAAAATAAGGAACCGCTGGATCCTCTTGGGTGGCATAGATCAAAACAGGCTCTTCGACATTTTTATAGTATTTCCAGAAATCGTTCAGTCCCCAGAAATCATTTCCGTCTTTCATTCCCGGCGGCAACTGCACTGAAGAAATATAAGAAAGTCCACCTTTGTAGGTTCTGGCGATCTCAGTGATCGCCTTAGAAAGAAAAGCAAAATTGTCATGTGTCAGCAAAGCAGGAAGTTTTTGATCAAGACCTAAAAGGCGTTGGCGGCTCCACAGATCGACAACCACTGATTTAAATCCGCCATGGGTCAAATTCAGCATTGTAGGTTGCAGTTGCACGACCGGGCAAAGTGCTGTGAAGCTATTAATCAGCGGAGTTTTGCCAGAGTTGTACTTGTTCAACAAAGACGAAAATAAAACTCCATGCCCACCTAAGCTCACACCGAAAACGTGCACGCTATCAACGATCTGTGAAATAGGCTCATCTGGATTTTTCAAAAGTTTAGCGATCAAAAGATTTTGAATTCCCTCGTCGTAACCACCAAAAGAAAACTGAGAGTTGTTAGCGACAAAATCAGAGCTGGACATATTTTCAACCATCACCACGTTGAATGGCGATTGCTCAAAGAGCATCATCAACCAAGCTCGCTCTGGTTTAAAATCTTCGATACTTGAAAAAATTCCTGTGCGCACGATCACAAACGGTCGGCGTTTGAAATCTCCTTTTAGTGCTAACAAGCCTTTCAGTTTCACGTTTCCTGGAAGATTAAAAACCACGCGACGTAAAAACGGATGCTCTTGCGGTTGGTACTTCATGGACATCATGCTGACTAAATTCGTAAAGTATCCCGTGTCGCCAGTACTTAAATCGGCTTTACAATCGCTAAAATATTTCTGCACCAGCGCGCCTTGCAGTTGCGCTGATTTTGCTAGACGCGGATCCATCATGCGCTCTTGCCAAACCGCCGGAACACAGTGGGATGACATTTCTTTAGTCTTTCCATCAGGCGTCCAGCTAAGCAGGTTTTCGAATACAAAGTTCAGCGCATAAGAATAACGCCCTGGGCTGTTACCAAGGAGCGGTGAATTCTCTGGCGGAAAACTGATCCGGGAGCTTTTAAATTGCTCTAGGAATGCTCGTTGAGGAGTTGTCGCATTTGCGGATAAAGCAAAAGTAAGAAGGCAGATAGATAAAATACAAGACCAACGCATGAAGGGTATTGTGGCCAAAAAGAACCACTGAGTCATCACCTTTTTCCGGAGTGACTTTGAGTATTTACTTAATTAAAGTTTAGGCCTGAGATTTTAAGGAGACACAAATCATGGAACACAAGATAGAGCCCCTTTATGATGGGCCTCTTTTCAGAAACGCCATTCAAACTCTCGAAGAAGCGGCAAAAATTATCAACTGTGACCCGAACGTACTTGAGCGCCTAAAACGTCCTCGTCGCGCTATCACTGTATCGGTACCGGTTCGTATGGATGACTACAGCGTTAAAGTTTTCACTGGTTATCGCGTTCAGTACTCTCCAACTTTAGGCCCCTACAAAGGTGGAATTCGTTATCACCAAAACGTGGACCTTTCTGAAGTTGTAGGTCTTGCAGCTTTAATGACTTTCAAAAACTCTGTTTTGGGTCTTCCTCTTGGTGGAGCTAAAGGTGGTATCACCGTAGATCCAACTAAACTTTCTCGTACCGAAAAACAAAACCTGACTCGTCGTTATGCTTCTGAAATTGGACCTTTTGTTGGACCAACAAAAGACATCCCAGCTCCAGACGTGGGCACTGATCCACAAACTATGGCGTGGTTCATGGATACTTACTCTCAAGAACAAGGTGGCTTCGCGCAACCTGGTGTTGTAACTGGTAAGCCAGTCGAAATCGGCGGTTCTTTGGGCCGTAACCATGCAACAGGTCTTGGTGTTGTTTATGTTGCTGAAAAAGCTTTCGAAGTTTGCGGCATGAACATGAAGGGCTCTACGATCGCGATTCAAGGTTTCGGTAACGTAGGTTCTTTCGCAGCGAAATTCGCAGCTGAACGCGGTGCTCGTATCGTGGCAGTAAGTGACGTATCTGGCGGTATCCATAACGGTGACGGCTTAGACATCGCTGACGTTGTTGAATACGTAAAGGCTCACAAATTCTTGAAGGGCTATCCTAAAGCTCAACCAATCAGCAATGAAGATTTGCTTGAAGTGAAATGTGATGCTCTTTTCCCGTGTGCTCTTGAAAATCAAATCGACACGCACAATGCTGAAAAGATCCAAGCTAAAATCATCGTTGAAGGTGCTAACGGACCTATCACGAATGCAGGAACAAAGATCCTTTCAAAACGTGGCGTATTCATCGCTCCAGACGTTATTGCTAACGGTGGCGGCGTGATCGTTTCTTACTTTGAATGGGTTCAAGATACGATGGCTCTTTTCTGGGATGAAGATGAAGTGAATAGCCGCTTAAAAGGTATTATCACTAAAGCTTTCGACAAAGGTTATGCTTTATCGAAGGAAAAAAACATCGACATGAGAAACGCAGCTATGGCTGTATCTGTTCAGCGTCTTGAAAAAGCCATGCTTTTGCGCGGTCTATATCCAAGATAATGTCTTTGTCCAAGCCTTGGTTTCTTATACCACCCCAGTGGGCTCACGATCTGAGCTCACTGGCTTTACCTCTGTACTCTTTCATCCACGGTCGCAAAACTCCGCAATGGAATAGCTTTGACTGGCGTGGACTTCATTTCGCCAACCCATTGGGAATCGCCGGCGGAGTTGATAAAAATGCTGATAATTTGAAAGACTGGTGGGCTTTGGGCTGCGGTTTTGTTGAAGTGGGAACGGTTACTCCCCGCGCGCAAAATCCAAATCCTGGTAAGATCATGGATCGTGATCTAGAGCTTCAGGCGATGTGGAATAAGATGGGTTTTCCCAGCGAAGGCGCTGACGACGTCTTTTACAATCTTTCTTCGTACGCTCCGAAATATCGTACACCGATTTTTGTGAATATCGGTAAGAACCGCTACACTCCGAACAATCAAGCTGTTCAAGATTATCTGACTCTAGTCGATAAATTTCGTCCTTTTGCAGATGCCTATGTTGTGAATATCTCTAGTCCCAACACTACGGGCCTTCGAGATCTTCAGAACAAAGAGAATCTGGATTCTTTAATCAGTCCTATTGTTGAACGTGTTTCTCGCTATGAACCCACACCTGTCCTGGTGAAGTTATCGCCAGATATGGGCGAAGAAGTTTTGTCAGAAACTGTTGTGCACTTGGCTAATTTGGGAGTTGACGGATTCGTGTTAACAAACACGACTCTTTCTCGACCTGCTGGCTGCACTTTCCCCGCAGAGGGCGGCCTTTCTGGGGCGCCTTTAAAGGAACTTTCTAAACGTGCGTTGAAAATCGCAACAGAAAGTTTAGGACAAAAACGCGAAGGCAAGCTTCTAGTCAGCGTAGGCGGAATTATGACCCCCGAAGATGTCTTTGAAAGATTGCAAATGGGCGCAGATCTTGTTCAAATTTATTCTGCTTTAGTTTTTCATGGACCTCATTTTTTCCATGACGTAGCAAGAAGGTATAATGACGGACGATAGCGCTGTGGAAAGCAAAACTAGAAAATCTAAAATCCGCAAAGGACATTGGATTCCAGTGGTTGCTGGTTTTTTGCGCAAAGATGGCAAAATTCTTGTAGGTCAGCGTCCTGAAAATAACTCTTTAGCGGGCCAGTGGGAATTTCCTGGCGGAAAAATTGAGTCTGGCGAAACACCTGAAGATGCTTTAGCCCGTGAATTAAACGAAGAGCTAGGAATTGAAGCCGAAGTGGGTGAACTAAAACTTGCTTGTACGCATTCCTATGGTGATGTCGGTATCCTGATTTTGTTTTACGAAATATTATATTGGAAGGGCGAACCCCGCGCGAAACATCACATGATGCTAGAGTGGATTCACCCTGAAGAACTAAAACACCGAAACATTCCTGAAGCCAATCGCAAAATCTTGCATAAGATTTATAAAGCTCTAGGACTTGAATGGCGAAAGTAATACTAGTTAGCAAAAAAGTTGACGCCACCTCCTGGCAACTTGCTCAGGCCTTAAAAGCCCAGCAACACGAAGTCATCTTGCTTACTAGTTACGGCGAAATTCCCCCTGAAAGTAATGGCATTGAATTCATGGCTTATTTCAAAAGATGGAATCTGCTTGAAGGCATTAGAATCATCCCTGGCTTGTTCGGTTTACAGCCGCAAATTCTGCACATCTTGCTTGATGAAGATAAAATGAATGCCGCGCAGATGGTGCTTTCAACTTTTGCAAAATCCCATCCTTCTTGCGTTTTAACGACGTCATTGCTTCACATCCGCCATGGACTTAGCCGAGGCAATGCGGTTCGCTATTTGATTGAAGAAAGTGATATCGTCACCTGCCCAACAGTAGATTCATTGGGCCAGCTTCGTGGTCTGAACGTGCGATCTGTTCGACAGGGCCGCGGGATTTTGCCTCCGGTTTTAGACTTGAAAAACGAAATTCACGACGAAGTCTACTCTGGCGAAGAAGTCGCGTTAGCCCAGCACTTTGCCGATAAAGACTATGTGGTTATTCCTTTTCGTGAAGACAAATTTGATCCAGACTCTGAAACTTTTGTTCGCATCCGCGCTTTTGCGCAGAAGTATAAAGTGGTCTTGTGGGGAAGCTATTCTCACTGGGCATTAAGGGAACGAAAAAAGTTCGCAAAATGGATGGCTGATTTTGGCTGTTCAGATTGTTGGACCGTGACTGGACTTTTATCGGCACAAATCAGTCAGCAGCTTTTGGAAAATTCAAAAGCGTTTGTCTTAGCAGGACAACATCTGACCCCAGTTGAAATGACCGAGTATTATCTGCGCGCCATTCAATCAAGTGCCACATTGATTCTGGATTCAAAACAAACCAGCTTGCATTCTGATTTGTGGAAACATGCCGTGAATTGCTGGGTCCTGGACTATCATCATCTGCAAAGAGATCTGGTGAGATTATTAGCGAAATCTCATTTACGAGTTCCTGAAAGTTTATCAGACCAACTGGCGCAAGACCGTCACGTGATTGATTCGTCCTTGAATGAACTCAATCGTCTGTACAACAAGGCTTTAAATAATCTAAGATAAGACATGGCTAAAAAACCACGTCTGCCTGAAAGCTTAAATATCTGTCTGACTTCCCATCGCTTTCCGATTTTAAGTCGCGCAACGGATTTAGGTTTTTTATGGCCCATCGCCAGAGGCCTTGCTCGCGAAGGTCATAAAGTCACAGTTTTAGCTGCTTCTTCCCCCTTAAAAAAACCTGAAGTTTTTAGGGACGGCGTGCGCGCTTACTTTCTTCATGAAGGCGAAAAAAACCTAAGCCATATGAATTTTCAGATGGCGGTTCGTCAGCGTTTCAGTCAGCTGCATAAGGAAGAACCCTTTCACATCGTGCACAGTATTGATAAATCAGCGTTCCGTATTGCCACTCGCAAAGAAGATCTAAAAGTGGCCGTTGCCTATGACGTTGAGGCGACTCAGATGTCACAACTTTTTGCGATCCGCGCGATGAAACAAGACACCTTAGGAAGCATGTTAACGACAGCCTTAGCGGTGTCTTATAAGTTTTTGACGACTTATTATGGTGGAGACCGACGTTTACTTTCGACCGCCGACGGGATCTTCGTTACCAACCCTGAACAACGAATTATTTTAGAGCGTTATTATCTTTATCCCGACTTTCACACCTACACAGTGCCCTATGGAATTGAGTTAGGTGACTTATCCCCGAAGGAAAAATCCTTAGAGCTGCGTAAAAAACTTGGCATTCCTGAAAACGCCCACATTGCAGCCACGATCACTGACATGACCGAGGTTCAAGAGGTTTTACCTCTATTAAGAGCTTTTGAAAAAGTCGCTATCAAAAAACCAAATAGCTATCTGCTTTTAGTGGGTAATGGTCCGAAGTTTAAAAAGATTGAGTATGAAGTATTAAACCTAGCTTTAGGCAATCGAGTGATCATGCCTGGCGCTGTCCCCGCCAATGAACTTGAAGACTATATTTTGTTAGGCGATGTCTTTGTAAACATGAGTTCTAGAACAACTGGTTTTGAACCATCTACTTTGGAAGCTATGGCTCAAAAAAAGGTCGTTTTAGGTTCCGAAGTGTCCCCGATCGCTAATATTATTGAAGATGGTCGCGATGGATTCTTGTTAAGACCGGCCGATGTGGACTCTATGAGTAATCTTTTGGTGGAAATTTTCTCTGGAACCCTGCCTGCTGATGAGATCGGCGATCGAGCCCGCCAAAAAGTGGTCGATTTGTTCGATACAAGCAAGATGGTCCAGGCTACGTTAGATGCCTACCGCAAAATCCTTATAAATAGCGGCGCCTATAAGAAGCAATGAGTTAAAACTTTTAAAAGTGGTAGTCACAGCCTTTCTGATCTGTATAATCGAGAGTGTTATCAATACTTTAAGTATTAGGAACCAGAGATGACTAAAGCGGATTTGATTAATTTAATTTCTGAAAAAGCGGGCATCACCCGTGTGAAAGCAGAGACTGTAGTAAACACTATTTTTGATTCTATGGTTGAAGCACTTATGCGTGATGATCGTATTGAGATCCGTGGTTTTGGTTCCTTTGTGAATCGCCAATATGGTGCTTATAAAGGCCGCAATCCTCGTACAGGTGAAATCATCAACGTAGAGGAAAAGAAACTTCCATTCTTCAAAGTTGGAAAAGAACTTAAAGAAGATATCAACAACGGCTCTAAAGAGGGCTAAAGAAAAAGGGGCTAAAAAGCCCCTTTTTTTATTCCTAAATTTTACTGTCAGAACAGCTTATTTTACACACTCAGTTTTAATAACTTCATAGAAACCGTTGGCTGCTTTGAAAGTCGTTAAACATTTAAAAGTCACACGAGCGTAATAGCCACGAACTTCAGTAGTAATCGCAAGATCAGCGCCTTCTACAGTCACGAATTTATGACCTTGAACATTCACTGTCTCTTCATCAAAACCAAGAGTTTCAAGAACGCTTTCGTTAGTCATGAACCAGATTTCTTTCATTTTTCCGGCAAACGCTGGAGAAGCAAAAAGAACAGCAGCAAGAATTAGTTTTTTCATAGAAATTCCTCGTTAGGTGAAGTTGATAAACGAGGTTTTAAGGGATCTGCCCTTAAATGCAAAACAAAGAAAGAATTTCATGTGATTTTTACGCGGTTAGAAGGATCTAACCGCGCTTAATTATTTTTTACAGAACTCTAATGAAGCATCTTTTTCGCAAAGTGCTTTTTTCATAAGATCTACTTCTTGAACCTTAGTTTTCAAAGCCTTGTTTTCTTCTTCCAAAGAGGCGATTTGACGTTTGTGCTGAGCCAATTCTTTATGGATTTTTTGGCTGTCGTTGAACCACAATGTATAGAACTGTTTCACCGCTTCGATAACTGGTGAAATGAAGCCCATGTAGTTTACTTTTTTTATGCCCTTATCATCTGTATTTACTAGGTCCGGAAATACTTTTTCAACTTGCTGGGCGATCACACCGTACTGCACACCGCTTGTGTACTTCAGTTCGTCTTTGTATTTATAAGTTACACCTTCGACACGCAGAATTCTATCTAACGAGTTATCGATAGTTTTAATGTCGCTTTTTAATCTGCGATCAGACGGAGTTAAAGAGCCCGTATAGGTGATGTTGCGAGCAGTAAGGTCCATAAAAGTACCTAAATTGCGATTATAAAAAACTAGCAAGTTACGCGTCCCTTGAGTCGTACCGATTTCGATGTCGCTGCCGCCCGCATCGCCTCCGAAATAAAGAAGATCGCCGTAACCATTTTGGACTGCCATTTCACCGCCAACTTGAAACTTATAAGCAGGGGTAATTCCCACCCCCACTTTTCCATCTGATTGAGCTCTGAAAATTTGAGTCCATGCACCTGCGGCCGTACTCCATCCGACTGCAAAAGCATCTGCAGCTTGGGCATTGTCACTGATATTTACGCGAAGTTCTGCAGAGTCAGCTGCTAAATTATAACGCCCCATCCAAAGTGGATCCGTCACAGTACTGTCTTGAGTTGCAGGCGAAGGCCCACCTTGGAAAGAGATTTTGTTGCCATAGCCGGGCATAGTTCCCGTCGACACTGGGTTCACGGCCCCTAAGTCAAAATCGTTATTCACAATTAAACCAGTTGAGTCTACTTTCCCGATTTCAGTGTTACCGATCCAGAAGCCAACTTGATTGTTCGAGTATAAATTAAGTCCTCCAGTATCAACACCAGCAACCACTGTCGTTCGTGGTTTTTGCGGCCCCGTCGCAGAGAAGCCCGCACCTTGATGCGAGATATATCCATAGCGTGCACCCGTATTAGAAGTACCCACCTGAAATAGTGCGCGTGATAGTGTACCGGTATCATCGGTGTTCATAAGATAACTCGTCACGTCCCCGTCGCCAGATCCCGTAACATGCAGTTTCGCTGATGGACTGGTCGTCCCGATTCCGACAAGCCCTGTACCCAACAAAGTCATAATCTGAGTGTCATCGAAATGAGAGTCTGCTTCTTTGACTTCGTCATCATCCGTATCAGCAGAAAATATTAGTTTATTTAATTCAACACCCAGACGGAAATCCGTTGCTGTTGTGCTTTGATCATTGAAAATAACACCGGGTTTATACGCCTGAACAACCACATCACTATAACTGTTGGCAGACGTAGCGTCTCTGAAAATTGCTACCGGCTGAGCAGCAACAGCATCGCGATACACATGGAAATTTGCAGTGGGATTTGTCACATTTATGCCGACATTTCCGCCAGCTGCCAGAGTCATTCTTGTTGCGCCGTTTGTTTCCAAATTTAAAGCATAGTTATCATTCGTTCCTAAAGTTGCAATCGCTGCAAATGAGTTTCCTCCATTAGCAAAGATTCCAGATGATGAATAAGTAGTACAACCCATTACACCCGATGCATTGAAAGTCACTAACTCACCCACAGCACATGTAAATGGCACTAGGCCGTTACCCGTGCCATTCGATGCAATAAGTCTGTTTGCAGTGATCGAAGTGACACCTGTTCCACCTTTAGAAACCGGAACTGCCGAAGGAAAGTTTGCAGGATCAGCAGTGATCGTTCCAGAACTGACTGCGATACCCGCACCTACTTGTACAGCACCTTTAGTTGAAGTTGTCGCATCGTTAATTGAAATAGCTGGTGTTGTTGTACCAGTAGCTACAACGATAGGAGCTGTACCGGTTACACTTGTAACAGTTCCATTAGTTGGCGTTACCCATTGCAGCCCAGATGCTTGAGCAGAGTTCGCTGATAACACTTGTCCATTCGTACCAACCGCCAAACGAATATCATTGGTGCCGTCGTTAACAACGATGTCGCCCTTTGTTGTTAACGGAGACAATCCATCAAACGCAGCCACGGCTGTCGTTTGTCCCGTACCACCGCTTGAAATCGGCAAAGTTCCTGTCACATCTGAAGCTAAGTTAATTGCGGCTCCACTGCTTGCTGCAGTTAAGCGACCTTGTGCATCCACTGTGATGGAAGCTCTGGTATAAGAACCGGCAGTGACCGAAGTATTTGCTAAAGAAATTGTTCCGCTTCCAGTAATAGGTCCACCAGATAAGCCAGTGCCAGTTGCAATACTTGTAACTGTACCAGAATAAGTATCTGAACCAGGTGCCCACTTCGTACCGTCGTATTTTAAAACCTGACCTGTTACTAAACCTGTTGTATCAACGGTGACACCTTTGATTTTATCAACACTGACAGCACCAATAGTGCCGCTTACGTCACCCGCGACAGAAACATTGATTGCCTGACATTGGAATGATCCCGAAACCGAATTCCAGTAAGGAGTTTGGTGAGCTGCACAGTTCGCACTGCCTACTGCAGTATTAAAGGCAGCAGTCGTTTGGTAAGTTGCAAGTGCTGTAGAAAGGTTTGTAACGTCTGAAATCGCGAGGGCTGCACTTAACCACTGAGTGCCGTTATATTTTAAAAAATGCCCACTCGTTGGCGCGCCCGATGCCACGGCCACACCTTGAAGTTTCGTTACAGACGGATTTGGATAAGTACCGCCAAGGTCACCGCCGGCAGCACCGGTTGGAGTACGTGCATCAGTAAATCTTGCATCGTTACCTGCTGCCACAGTGCCCGCAGTCGTTCCTACAGAAACACCGATCACCGGAATACTTGCAGTTCCACCTTTTGTTAATGGAGCTGATACGTTGACGTCAGATACCATCCCCGCACCGCCAGCGTCGTTCTGACAGGCAAAAGTAGTTCCGTCGTATGTTAAGTACTGACCACTCACGCAAGTAGTTAGCATATTTTTTAAAACGAAGTCTGCAATGGGATGAGTATCTAAAGTTTCTGCCGACTTGGATTTTGTCGCCACAGCGGAATGGGCTGCATAAGGTACAGTGCGAATCACGTTATCAGGAGTAATTAGCTTCCATCCCGTTCCATCGTGAAAATGCACGCGCAGCTTTCTTTCGTCAGATTGACCTGCGTTGTACGGCGTATTCCCTTCACAGACGAAACTTGTGCTGTTTTCAAATGCGCTTAGAACATTAAACGTCGGATTTGCCGCGATATCAGGATAAGTGATGGTACCAAGACCGATGGGTACGTCAAACACACCACCGGAATTATTCATGGAAATACCATTCACTTGTTCGCGATAAATGATGCAAGACCCAGATGGATTCGTTACTTCAAAAAGAAAACTGATCGTTCCAGAATTCAGCGCAGTTCCATCAGTTTTTAAAATTCGTCCTTGATACATCAACGACGCAGGTGTCGCCAAAGCGAAAGACGCAGTTAAAGAAACAACCATCGAGATTAATTGACGTGCGATTGCTCGAGTTTTCATATTAATCTTATCGGAATTATTGGTGTTTTCCTGAAAATAAAGATGCCGAAATAACGGAGTTTTCACATTTCCGTCTCAGAGTGAGAAATGGAAAACTATCAGCTGGAAACTACAGGCGTTTTATTTATACGCAAACGTACGAAGGTCTGAGATTTCATCGATGCCGTAAAGGCACATAAACAAACGATCAACCCCAAGAGCAATTCCACCTGACGGTGGCATTCCCGCTTCAAGAGCTTTAAAAAACTCTTCATCCAGTTGAATTTCTTCTTTTTTCATCTCGCTCTTTTTAATTAGATCTTCCTCAGCGCGAAGACGTTGAATTTTTGGATCGTTCAGTTCGTTAAAGGCGTTAGCTAGTTCGTAACCCTTCCAATAAACTTCAAAGCGATCTCCCCACCCGTCTTCTGTCATTCGCGCCAAAGCCGCTTGGTAGGGAGGATACTTTTCAACAAAAACTAAATCATCGCTACACAATTGCGATTCGATTTTTTCCATAAAGATCAAAAAGAAATAATCATCGATGCTTTCTGCACTCCGCACGTCGACGTTTAGTTTTTGCGCAAGTGCTTTGAGCTCTGGGATTGAAGTCTCTGGTTTAAAATCAAAATGACAGTGGATTTTAAAAAGCTCTGCTACTGAATAGCTTTTTACCTCTTTAGGCGCAGAGATTTGCAAAACCTCTGCAAGGAAGCCAACAAGCTTCAACACATCTTCTTTGATAGTTTTTAAATTATCAAAAGCGCGATACCACTCAAGCATCAGAAATTCAGGCTGGTGGCGTTCCGTGATCTCGCCATTACGGTAACAAGGTGCAAATTCAAAAATCTTATCCGCACCTAAAGCTAAGGCCTTTTTCAAGTGAAGTTCAGGGCTAGTGCGTAAGAAAAGTTTTTCCTGACGCGAGCCCACCTTTAGCTGACTAGAAAAAACATCTAGACTGGGTTCCGTTCCTGGGCAGGGCACAAG
This is a stretch of genomic DNA from Bdellovibrio reynosensis. It encodes these proteins:
- a CDS encoding Glu/Leu/Phe/Val family dehydrogenase; its protein translation is MEHKIEPLYDGPLFRNAIQTLEEAAKIINCDPNVLERLKRPRRAITVSVPVRMDDYSVKVFTGYRVQYSPTLGPYKGGIRYHQNVDLSEVVGLAALMTFKNSVLGLPLGGAKGGITVDPTKLSRTEKQNLTRRYASEIGPFVGPTKDIPAPDVGTDPQTMAWFMDTYSQEQGGFAQPGVVTGKPVEIGGSLGRNHATGLGVVYVAEKAFEVCGMNMKGSTIAIQGFGNVGSFAAKFAAERGARIVAVSDVSGGIHNGDGLDIADVVEYVKAHKFLKGYPKAQPISNEDLLEVKCDALFPCALENQIDTHNAEKIQAKIIVEGANGPITNAGTKILSKRGVFIAPDVIANGGGVIVSYFEWVQDTMALFWDEDEVNSRLKGIITKAFDKGYALSKEKNIDMRNAAMAVSVQRLEKAMLLRGLYPR
- a CDS encoding quinone-dependent dihydroorotate dehydrogenase, whose protein sequence is MSKPWFLIPPQWAHDLSSLALPLYSFIHGRKTPQWNSFDWRGLHFANPLGIAGGVDKNADNLKDWWALGCGFVEVGTVTPRAQNPNPGKIMDRDLELQAMWNKMGFPSEGADDVFYNLSSYAPKYRTPIFVNIGKNRYTPNNQAVQDYLTLVDKFRPFADAYVVNISSPNTTGLRDLQNKENLDSLISPIVERVSRYEPTPVLVKLSPDMGEEVLSETVVHLANLGVDGFVLTNTTLSRPAGCTFPAEGGLSGAPLKELSKRALKIATESLGQKREGKLLVSVGGIMTPEDVFERLQMGADLVQIYSALVFHGPHFFHDVARRYNDGR
- a CDS encoding tail fiber domain-containing protein is translated as MKTRAIARQLISMVVSLTASFALATPASLMYQGRILKTDGTALNSGTISFLFEVTNPSGSCIIYREQVNGISMNNSGGVFDVPIGLGTITYPDIAANPTFNVLSAFENSTSFVCEGNTPYNAGQSDERKLRVHFHDGTGWKLITPDNVIRTVPYAAHSAVATKSKSAETLDTHPIADFVLKNMLTTCVSGQYLTYDGTTFACQNDAGGAGMVSDVNVSAPLTKGGTASIPVIGVSVGTTAGTVAAGNDARFTDARTPTGAAGGDLGGTYPNPSVTKLQGVAVASGAPTSGHFLKYNGTQWLSAALAISDVTNLSTALATYQTTAAFNTAVGSANCAAHQTPYWNSVSGSFQCQAINVSVAGDVSGTIGAVSVDKIKGVTVDTTGLVTGQVLKYDGTKWAPGSDTYSGTVTSIATGTGLSGGPITGSGTISLANTSVTAGSYTRASITVDAQGRLTAASSGAAINLASDVTGTLPISSGGTGQTTAVAAFDGLSPLTTKGDIVVNDGTNDIRLAVGTNGQVLSANSAQASGLQWVTPTNGTVTSVTGTAPIVVATGTTTPAISINDATTSTKGAVQVGAGIAVSSGTITADPANFPSAVPVSKGGTGVTSITANRLIASNGTGNGLVPFTCAVGELVTFNASGVMGCTTYSSSGIFANGGNSFAAIATLGTNDNYALNLETNGATRMTLAAGGNVGINVTNPTANFHVYRDAVAAQPVAIFRDATSANSYSDVVVQAYKPGVIFNDQSTTATDFRLGVELNKLIFSADTDDDEVKEADSHFDDTQIMTLLGTGLVGIGTTSPSAKLHVTGSGDGDVTSYLMNTDDTGTLSRALFQVGTSNTGARYGYISHQGAGFSATGPQKPRTTVVAGVDTGGLNLYSNNQVGFWIGNTEIGKVDSTGLIVNNDFDLGAVNPVSTGTMPGYGNKISFQGGPSPATQDSTVTDPLWMGRYNLAADSAELRVNISDNAQAADAFAVGWSTAAGAWTQIFRAQSDGKVGVGITPAYKFQVGGEMAVQNGYGDLLYFGGDAGGSDIEIGTTQGTRNLLVFYNRNLGTFMDLTARNITYTGSLTPSDRRLKSDIKTIDNSLDRILRVEGVTYKYKDELKYTSGVQYGVIAQQVEKVFPDLVNTDDKGIKKVNYMGFISPVIEAVKQFYTLWFNDSQKIHKELAQHKRQIASLEEENKALKTKVQEVDLMKKALCEKDASLEFCKK
- the mutT gene encoding 8-oxo-dGTP diphosphatase MutT, with translation MTDDSAVESKTRKSKIRKGHWIPVVAGFLRKDGKILVGQRPENNSLAGQWEFPGGKIESGETPEDALARELNEELGIEAEVGELKLACTHSYGDVGILILFYEILYWKGEPRAKHHMMLEWIHPEELKHRNIPEANRKILHKIYKALGLEWRK
- a CDS encoding HU family DNA-binding protein, giving the protein MTKADLINLISEKAGITRVKAETVVNTIFDSMVEALMRDDRIEIRGFGSFVNRQYGAYKGRNPRTGEIINVEEKKLPFFKVGKELKEDINNGSKEG
- a CDS encoding glycosyltransferase family 4 protein, whose protein sequence is MAKKPRLPESLNICLTSHRFPILSRATDLGFLWPIARGLAREGHKVTVLAASSPLKKPEVFRDGVRAYFLHEGEKNLSHMNFQMAVRQRFSQLHKEEPFHIVHSIDKSAFRIATRKEDLKVAVAYDVEATQMSQLFAIRAMKQDTLGSMLTTALAVSYKFLTTYYGGDRRLLSTADGIFVTNPEQRIILERYYLYPDFHTYTVPYGIELGDLSPKEKSLELRKKLGIPENAHIAATITDMTEVQEVLPLLRAFEKVAIKKPNSYLLLVGNGPKFKKIEYEVLNLALGNRVIMPGAVPANELEDYILLGDVFVNMSSRTTGFEPSTLEAMAQKKVVLGSEVSPIANIIEDGRDGFLLRPADVDSMSNLLVEIFSGTLPADEIGDRARQKVVDLFDTSKMVQATLDAYRKILINSGAYKKQ